CGTCAGCGATTTTCGGCACCTACGCGGCCAGCGTTTACCTGACCCCGATCCTCGGCGGCTTCCTTGCCGACCGGATCCTTGGCAAGCGACGGACCGTGCTTCTGGGTGCGATCACGATGGCCGCCGGACACTTCCTGATGGCCTTCGAAGTGAGCTTCCTCTTCGCACTACTTTGCCTGATTCTCGGCTCTGGCATGTTCAAGGGAAATATCGCCAGCCAGGTCGGCAGCCTCTACAAGCCAGAGGACCTGAGGCGCGCGGATGCCTTCCAGATTTTCTACCTTGGCATCAACGCAGGCGTGATCGCCTCGCCGCTGATCGTCGGAACGCTTGGCGAAAAAGTCGGCTGGCATTGGGGATTCGGTTCGGCCGGAGTCGGCATGCTGATCGCGCTCGCGATCTATATATCCGGACAGAAATATCTGCCGAAGGAGCATTTCGAGCCCGCCAAATCCGGCAAGGAAGCGCCAAAGCCGGCAAGGCTGCAACGTTCCGACTGGCCGGCGCTCATCGCCGTCCTCCTGCTGATCCCCGTGATGGCGGTCGCGATTGTGCCGAACAACCAGATTTTCAACGCGTACCTCGTCTGGGGCGACCGCGACTTCGCACTGACTTGGGGCGGAGAAAGGCTGCCGACGACCTGGCTGGTAACCTTGGATGCCATCGTTTCGGTAAGCTTCCTCGCCGGCGTGGCACTTTTCTATCGTTGGTACGGCAAGCGTTGGAAAGAGCCGGATGAGCTGACCAAGATGATCATCGGCTCGCTCTTTTCCATCGGCGGAATGTTGTGCCTTTACATGGCGGCCGCCACCCAGGGGCCGGGTGAGAAAATCGGCCTTTTCTGGCCGGTCATGTTCCACGTCATCAACTCGATCGGCTTTGCGCATTTGCTGCCGGTCAGCCTGGCATTGTTTGCCCGGCTCGCCCCGGCCGCGATCCATGCGACCGTCATCGGCCTTTATTACCTCGCCTTCTTTGGTGCCAACTCGATGGTCGGCTGGGTGGGCGGGTGGCTCGAGAAAATGCCGATCACGCATTTCTGGCTGATCCACGCCGGCTTCGCTGGGGCGAGCGGCGCAGTCTTTCTTATTTATAAGCTGTTGCTCGCCCCCAAGCTCCTGCACTCCGGACGTAGCGAGGACGTCGCGCTCGCCTGAATTCGCCCCGAAATGAGGCGGTTGGCACGATAATGCTGGACTTGCGCAGTTCAGAACATAATGTGAACGCATGGCCCAGCTGGACACCCGCCAGAAGCTCGCAATTCTCGCCGACGCCGCGAAATATGACGCCAGCTGCGCGTCGTCGGGCACCAGCAAGCGCGACAGCCGCGGCGGCAAGGGCATTGGCTCGACCGAAGGCATGGGCATTTGCCACGCCTACGCCCCGGACGGGCGATGCATTTCGCTGCTGAAGATCCTGCTGACCAACAGCTGCATCTTCGACTGCCATTATTGCATCAATCGCAAAAGCTCGAACGTCCGCCGCGCGCGCTTCACGGTCGAAGAGGTCGTTCACCTCACCCTCGCCTTCTACAAGCGCAATTATATCGAGGGGCTATTTCTTTCCTCGGGGATCATTCGATCCTCCAACTACACGATGGAACAACTGGTCGAGGTTGCGCGCCAGCTTCGCGAGGTTCACGACTTCCGCGGCTACATTCACCTGAAAACGATCCCGGACGCCGATTCCGAGCTGGTTCGCCAGGCGGGCCTTCATGCGGATCGTGTCTCGATCAATGTCGAGCTTCCCACCGAGCGCGGACTGACGACACTGGCGCCGGACAAGAATGGCGCTCGTATTGAGGGCGCGATGCGCGACATGAAAGGTGCGATCGAGGATGGTCGGGATGCGCGGCAAAAGTACAAGAGCGCACCGAGGTTCGCGCCAGCCGGCCAGTCGACCCAGATGATCGTCGGGGCCGACGCAGCAAGCGATGGCGATATCGTCACCCGCGCAAGCCAGCTTTACGACCGTTTCGGCCTCCGTCGCGTCTATTATTCGGCCTTCTCGCCAATCCCTTCACCCTCTGCTGTCCTGCCGTTGAAGCGGCCCCCACTGATGCGCGAGCACCGACTTTATCAGTCCGACTGGCTGATGCGCTTTTACGGCTTCAAGCCGAAGGAGGTCGTCAGCGCGGCGGGCGAGGACGGCATGCTACCGCTCGACATCGACCCGAAACTGGCCTGGGCGCTGAAATTTCGGGACGCCTTTCCGGTCGACGTCAACCGCGCACCGCGCGAACAGTTGCTGCGTATTCCCGGTCTCGGTACCAAAGCCGTCAAGCGGATTCTCCGGTCGCGGCGCTGGCGCAGCCTCACGCTCGACGATGTCGCCCGGCTTACGGTCAGCGTCTCAAAGGTCCGGCCCTTCATCATCACCGCCGACTGGCGGCCGACGTTCCTGACCGACCGCTCGGACCTCAAGGCGCTGGTTGCGCCAAAGGAACAACAGCTCGATTTGTTCGCTGCCTGAGCCATGCTGCGCGAAGGGCCGATGATCGACGCCTACCGGGTCGTGCTGGCTGGGCCGGACGACTTCGACGGCTGGCGCGATGCCGCCCGTGGCCTGGCGGAAGCCGGCGTCCCGACCTCCGCGATCGTCTGGGAAGTCGAAGGCGAGGATGCGGACCTTTTTGCCTCGGGCGCCGCTCCACCCGAGCCGGGCCCAAGCTTCGCCGTCCCACGCGACTTCATCAGCCTCGCGAAGGCCGCGGTCTGCCACCGCGATCCCGAACGCTTCGCCCTGCTCTACGCAATGCTTCTCCGCCTTCGCGATAACCGCAAGGCGATGGAGGACCGCGCCGACCCGCTACTGGACCGGCTCGAGAGAATGGCCAAGGAAGTGCGCCGCGACGCGCACAAGATGCATGCCTTCGTCCGCTTTCGCGAGGTCCTTGATCCGGACGGCGGAACGCGTTTCGTCGCCTGGTTCGAGCCCGACAACCACATCGTCCGCCGCGAGGCAGGTTTCTTCGTCCGCCGCTTCTCCAACATGCGCTGGTCCATCCTGACCCCGGAGCTCAGCATCCATTGGGATGGCGAAACCCTCACCGAAGGACCGGGCGCGACACGGGCCGAGGCGCCCGGCGGCGACCCGGTCGAGGAGACGTGGAAGACATATTACGCCAGCATCTTCAACCCGGCGCGGGTCAAGGTGAAGGCGATGCTGAAGGAGATGCCCAAGAAATATTGGGCCAACATGCCCGAGACCGCGTTGGTGCCATCATTGCTCGCGGGCGCGCAGGCGCGCGAAGCGGCAATGATCGAGATGAGCCGCCAGCACGAAGGGTCTATGCCGAAGCGAATCCTGACTTCTGACCGCGTGCCCGCGTCCGGCGGCGGCGGCAACCTCGCCAAGACATGGGACGCGATCCGCGCCGAGGCGATGAGCTGCACGCGTTGTCACCTCTACAAATGCGCGACCCGAACCGTATTCGGCGAAGGCTCATTGGAGTCGCCGATCCTGTTCGTCGGCGAGCAGCCGGGCGACCAGGAGGATTTGGCCGGACGTCCTTTCGTCGGGCCCGCCGGCGAAGTGTTCAATGCCGCGCTCGAGGAAGCCGGAATCGACCGCGCGCAGACTTACGTCACCAACGCGGTCAAGCATTTCAAGTTCGTCCAGCGCGGCAAAAGGCGAATCCACCAAAGCCCCGACGCCGGGGAGATCAGCGCCTGCCGGTGGTGGATCGAGCAGGAGCGCGACATCATCCGCCCGCCGCTGACCGTCGCGCTCGGCGCGACCGCCGCCCGCAGCCTGTTCGGGAAGGTCATGGCCATCGGCAAGAACCGAGGCGTTCCGCATGAGCTGCCCGACGGAAGCGAAGGATGGATCACCGTCCACCCCAGCTTCCTGCTCCGCCTTCCCGACGAGGCCGCTCGCCGCGAGGAGCGCAAGAAGTTCGTCGAGGACCTGGCGCGGATTCGGAGACGCGCCGACGCGCTCGTCGCCTGATCTACATTCCGAAGCGGAGCGTCAGCTTGGCGCTGCGCGGGCCGCCGGGCGCAATATTGTTGTCGTTGTGCGCGGCCGGGAAATAGTCAGCGTTGAACAGGTTCTCGACGTTTAGCTGGGCGAGGATCTTCGGCGTCACGCGATAGTAGGCCGCCGCATCGAAGCGGGCGTAGCCGGGCAGCTTCACCTGGTTGCTGAGGGAGGCAAAGCTCTTCGTGCGCGCGACCACTCCAAGCCCAAAGGCGAAGGACGGCGTGGCCTGGTATTTGCTCCAGAGCGACGCGCTGTGACGCGGAACGAGCGGCACCTCGCGGCCTTCTGGAGCCGCGGTTGTCGTCTCGATGATTTCCGCCTTCTGCCAGGCATAGCCGGCGGAAACCTGCCAGCGATGGGTAATGCTTCGTTCAAGCCCCAGCTCCAGCCCTCGGCTACGTTGCGCGCCGCTCAGAATCGTTCGTGATGGATCGAGCGGATCGGTTGCCCGGGTATTGGTTCGGTCGAGCTGGTAAATAGCAGCAGTGGCCAGCAGGCCGTCGACCGGCTCCCACTTCGCCCCAATCTCGTAATTGTCGAACCGCTCCGGCTTCAGCGTTTCGCTGGTGACCGTAAGTCCGCCGAACTGGTCCCCGGACTGGGGCAGGTAGGACCGGCTATAGCTGCCGTAAATCGAAAGATTCTCCGCGGGCTTGAGAACGATTCCGAAGCGCGGCGAAACCAAATTGTCGGTACGGCGATATTCGCCCGCGCCGGCCGGGCTGTAGTCGTAAACCGTCAGCTTGAACCGGTCGAAGCGCACACCGGCGACAATCTCGATCCATTCGGCCGGGCGAATCTGGTCCTGCACATATAAGGCCGCGACGGTCGCCCGGCTGCGGTTGTCGGCGTCCGACGCCGCGGGCGCGAAGGTCACGGTCGAATCGGTCGTCGGGTCGCTGAGAGGCACGCGGTTGCTGCCCAGGAACGTGCCGGTGAGCCGGCGATTGCGCGACCATTGCCGGCCAAGCTCGAACCCGGCGAGCAGGGTCTGGTCGATCCCTGCCAGACGCCCTTCCCAAACCAGGTCCGTCTGGCTCAGAAGGTTCTGGCGATCGTTGGTGCTGTTGTAGGCGCCGAGGACGACCTCGTTCGTCGCCTCGTCGAGGTTCGTCGGATAGATATTCTGATAGAATTTGTCGTAATCGCCGTAGACGGTCCGATGGCGAAGCGTGAGGTTGTCGTCGAAGCGGTGCTCAGCCGCGGCGACTAGGCGATGGACGTCTGCCTTGGCGAAACTGTCGTCAGGATCGCCGAAGAAATCGCGGTCTGCGCCCCTGAGCGGCTCATCGATCCGGGCCGGGTCGGTGACCGAGGGGAGGCCGCGATCCGTGGTCCGGCGATCGTGGAAATATTCATAAGACAGATCGATCCGCGATTCCGGACCAACGGAGAAACCGAGCGACGGATTTACCCCGTAGCGCTCGAGGTCGACATGGCGACGGAAGCTGTCGCCGTTCTCGTACAGCGCGTTCACCCGCAGGCCGACGGCGGCACCGATCGGCTGGTCGAAATCGCCGGAGGCTCGAAAGCCGCCGAAGCTGTCGCTGCCAGCCTCGAATGTGCGCGCCGGCGCGAAGGCGGTACGCTTGCTGACCCGGTTGACGATCCCGCCGCCACCGCCGCGCCCGAAAATCATCGCATTCGGGCCCTTGAGGATCTCGACCCGCGACACGTTATAGAAATCGCGGAAGTATTGGACGTCGTCGCGCAGTCCGTCGACGAAGAAATCGGCTGTCGTGTTGTTGCCGCGAAGCGTGATTTGGTCGCGGTTGCTCTCGCCCGTTGCCGGCGACGCACCGGGCACGAAAGTCAGCAACTCCCCGATCGATCGAAGCTGCTGGTCGTCGATCTGCGCCTTGGTGACGATGGTCAGCGCCTGGGGAATGTCCTTGACCGGAGTGGAGGTCTTGGTCGCGCTCGTGATCCGGTCGGCGCCATAGCTCGAGCGCTCGCCCTGGACCACGATAGTGTCATCTTCCGGGGCCGCCACGGCGGTTTCGGCCAACGACGGGGTCGCCACGGCAGCCGCAGACGCGATCAGGAAAAGCCA
The window above is part of the Sphingomonas sp. HDW15A genome. Proteins encoded here:
- a CDS encoding peptide MFS transporter; translation: MTVAEATPDLEVEPHDRSFLGHPKGLGYLAFTEAWERFSFYGMQTLLVLYMVNELLLPGHVENIAFFDSFRTLYGGLEGQALASAIFGTYAASVYLTPILGGFLADRILGKRRTVLLGAITMAAGHFLMAFEVSFLFALLCLILGSGMFKGNIASQVGSLYKPEDLRRADAFQIFYLGINAGVIASPLIVGTLGEKVGWHWGFGSAGVGMLIALAIYISGQKYLPKEHFEPAKSGKEAPKPARLQRSDWPALIAVLLLIPVMAVAIVPNNQIFNAYLVWGDRDFALTWGGERLPTTWLVTLDAIVSVSFLAGVALFYRWYGKRWKEPDELTKMIIGSLFSIGGMLCLYMAAATQGPGEKIGLFWPVMFHVINSIGFAHLLPVSLALFARLAPAAIHATVIGLYYLAFFGANSMVGWVGGWLEKMPITHFWLIHAGFAGASGAVFLIYKLLLAPKLLHSGRSEDVALA
- a CDS encoding putative DNA modification/repair radical SAM protein, whose protein sequence is MAQLDTRQKLAILADAAKYDASCASSGTSKRDSRGGKGIGSTEGMGICHAYAPDGRCISLLKILLTNSCIFDCHYCINRKSSNVRRARFTVEEVVHLTLAFYKRNYIEGLFLSSGIIRSSNYTMEQLVEVARQLREVHDFRGYIHLKTIPDADSELVRQAGLHADRVSINVELPTERGLTTLAPDKNGARIEGAMRDMKGAIEDGRDARQKYKSAPRFAPAGQSTQMIVGADAASDGDIVTRASQLYDRFGLRRVYYSAFSPIPSPSAVLPLKRPPLMREHRLYQSDWLMRFYGFKPKEVVSAAGEDGMLPLDIDPKLAWALKFRDAFPVDVNRAPREQLLRIPGLGTKAVKRILRSRRWRSLTLDDVARLTVSVSKVRPFIITADWRPTFLTDRSDLKALVAPKEQQLDLFAA
- a CDS encoding UdgX family uracil-DNA binding protein (This protein belongs to the uracil DNA glycosylase superfamily, members of which act in excision repair of DNA. However, it belongs more specifically to UdgX branch, whose founding member was found to bind uracil in DNA (where it does not belong), without cleaving it, appears to promote DNA repair by a pathway involving RecA, rather than base excision.), translating into MIDAYRVVLAGPDDFDGWRDAARGLAEAGVPTSAIVWEVEGEDADLFASGAAPPEPGPSFAVPRDFISLAKAAVCHRDPERFALLYAMLLRLRDNRKAMEDRADPLLDRLERMAKEVRRDAHKMHAFVRFREVLDPDGGTRFVAWFEPDNHIVRREAGFFVRRFSNMRWSILTPELSIHWDGETLTEGPGATRAEAPGGDPVEETWKTYYASIFNPARVKVKAMLKEMPKKYWANMPETALVPSLLAGAQAREAAMIEMSRQHEGSMPKRILTSDRVPASGGGGNLAKTWDAIRAEAMSCTRCHLYKCATRTVFGEGSLESPILFVGEQPGDQEDLAGRPFVGPAGEVFNAALEEAGIDRAQTYVTNAVKHFKFVQRGKRRIHQSPDAGEISACRWWIEQERDIIRPPLTVALGATAARSLFGKVMAIGKNRGVPHELPDGSEGWITVHPSFLLRLPDEAARREERKKFVEDLARIRRRADALVA
- a CDS encoding TonB-dependent siderophore receptor; this translates as MTRWLFLIASAAAVATPSLAETAVAAPEDDTIVVQGERSSYGADRITSATKTSTPVKDIPQALTIVTKAQIDDQQLRSIGELLTFVPGASPATGESNRDQITLRGNNTTADFFVDGLRDDVQYFRDFYNVSRVEILKGPNAMIFGRGGGGGIVNRVSKRTAFAPARTFEAGSDSFGGFRASGDFDQPIGAAVGLRVNALYENGDSFRRHVDLERYGVNPSLGFSVGPESRIDLSYEYFHDRRTTDRGLPSVTDPARIDEPLRGADRDFFGDPDDSFAKADVHRLVAAAEHRFDDNLTLRHRTVYGDYDKFYQNIYPTNLDEATNEVVLGAYNSTNDRQNLLSQTDLVWEGRLAGIDQTLLAGFELGRQWSRNRRLTGTFLGSNRVPLSDPTTDSTVTFAPAASDADNRSRATVAALYVQDQIRPAEWIEIVAGVRFDRFKLTVYDYSPAGAGEYRRTDNLVSPRFGIVLKPAENLSIYGSYSRSYLPQSGDQFGGLTVTSETLKPERFDNYEIGAKWEPVDGLLATAAIYQLDRTNTRATDPLDPSRTILSGAQRSRGLELGLERSITHRWQVSAGYAWQKAEIIETTTAAPEGREVPLVPRHSASLWSKYQATPSFAFGLGVVARTKSFASLSNQVKLPGYARFDAAAYYRVTPKILAQLNVENLFNADYFPAAHNDNNIAPGGPRSAKLTLRFGM